Proteins encoded in a region of the Maniola jurtina chromosome 12, ilManJurt1.1, whole genome shotgun sequence genome:
- the LOC123870248 gene encoding polycomb protein Scm yields the protein MSNNTVGSSGHAPGKIRGPGRPPKRTCTWCAESKTPLKYVLPTENGKKEFCSETCLSEFRQAYSKGACLHCDNVIRGNAPPSSKNFCSTYCLNKYQKKNEKRTTSPQSGNGANGSENHPNNNSTGSFYEIYQSFDWSDYMKETNSVAAPQECFKQAPTPPVNDFKVNMKLEALDPRNLTSTCIATVVGVLGPRLRLRLDGSDNKNDFWRLVDAGDIHTIGYCEKNDGMLQPPLGFRMNASSWPMFLLKTLNGAEMAPSKVFQPEPPTPKSNLFVVGQKLEAVDKKNPQLICCATVGAVKNDQIHVTFDGWRGAFDYWCRYDSRDIFPVGWCARAGHPLQPPGQKSATAPSRFKRPSGIPNPALPEGGSTGTGNTNGQSTVTPAANVVLRIRSSCSGGSPVLPSSVTGVGASGVVENLVKELFGTHLDPQKLSRAILSASSNYANSTCVQVSSGTKNFTVKVPLDLSTEELKNWLKLVCSGVGCCVGMIEIDTGEAAGRPCTLCGESTSNSVTSAFAVKRPKSEPLGSSAEAGGKLARVSPERPEPATSTTGAPPPPAPAAAPADWSVEDVIGFIAAADPALAAHADLFRKHEIDGKALLLLNSDMMMKYMGLKLGPALKICNLVSKIKNRRHYST from the exons ATGTCAAACAATACTGTCGGCTCGTCGGGCCATGCTCCCGGCAAAATACGTGGACCTGGAAGACCCCCTAAACGTACTTGTACTTGGTGTGCCGAAAGTAAAACTCCATTAAAGTATGTTTTGCCAACAGAAAATGGGAAAAAAGAATTTTGTTCTGAAACATGTTTGTCCGAATTTCGGCAGGCGTACAGTAAAGGCGCCTGTCTTCATTGTGATAATGTTATTCGCGGGAATGCTCCTCCCAGTAGCAAAAACTTTTGTTCAACGTATTGTTTGAATAAGTATCAGAAAAAGAATGAGAAAAGAACGACATCCCCTCAATCTGGGAATGGAGCAAATGGTTCTGAAAATCACCCTAACAACAACTCCACTGGTTCTTTTTATGAAATTTATCAGTCCTTTGATTGGAGCGACTACATGAAGGAGACGAACAGCGTTGCAGCACCGCAGGAGTGTTTTAAACAGGCCCCGACACCCCCAGTGAATGATTTCAAAGTGAATATGAAATTGGAAGCCTTAGATCCCAGAAATCTGACATCCACCTGCATAGCTACAGTTGTTGGTGTTTTGGGGCCAAGACTAAGGTTGAGGTTGGATGGTAGCgataataaaaatgatttttggaGACTCGTTGATGCTGGAGACATACATACTATTGGCTACTGTGAGAAAAATGATGGAATGTTGCAGCCTCCACTGGGGTTCCGTATGAACGCCAGTAGCTGGCCTATGTTTTTACTGAAGACATTGAATGGGGCTGAAATGGCTCCATCAAAAGTATTTCAACCTGAACCACCTACACCTAAATCTAATCTGTTTGTTGTCGGTCAGAAGTTAGAGGCTGTTGATAAAAAGAATCCGCAGTTGATATGCTGTGCCACTGTGGGTGCAGTGAAGAATGATCAGATACATGTGACCTTTGATGGCTGGAGAGGTGCATTTGACTATTGGTGTAGATATGATTCAAGGGATATATTCCCGGTGGGATGGTGCGCCAGGGCAGGACATCCTTTGCAACCTCCAGGACAAAAGAGTGCTACTGCTCCATCgcg GTTCAAACGACCAAGTGGTATTCCAAATCCAGCTTTACCTGAAGGTGGATCAACTGGTACTGGTAACACCAACGGTCAGAGCACAGTGACACCGGCGGCAAATGTGGTGTTGCGTATCCGTAGCAGCTGTTCTGGAGGCAGTCCTGTGCTGCCTTCTTCTGTGACAGGAGTTGGAGCTTCTGGTGTGGTTGAAAATCTTGTCAAGGAACTATTTGGCACCCACTTGGACCCACAAAAGTTGTCCAGAGCTATACTTAGTGCTTCGAGTAATTATGCAAACAGTACTTGTGTACag GTCTCGTCTGGAACGAAGAATTTTACTGTAAAAGTACCATTAGATTTATCAACAGAGGAATTGAAAAATTGGTTAAAACTAGTATGTAGTGGTGTTGGGTGTTGTGTTGGTATGATAGAGATAGACACGGGGGAGGCTGCCGGTCGGCCCTGCACTCTGTGCGGAGAGTCTACTTCCAACAGTGTTACATCTGCCTTTGCTGTTAAAAGGCCTAAAAGT GAGCCGCTGGGCAGCAGCGCGGAGGCGGGCGGCAAGCTGGCGCGGGTGTCGCCCGAGCGGCCCGAGCCCGCCACCTCCACCAccggcgcgccgccgccgcccgcgcccgccgccgcgcccgccgacTGGTCCGTCGAGGACGTCATCGGCTTCATCGCCGCCGCCGACCCGGCGCTGGCGGCGCACGCTGATCTCTTCAGGAAACAT GAAATAGATGGAAAGGCACTGTTATTGCTGAATTCTGATATGATGATGAAGTACATGGGTCTGAAACTTGGACCTGCACTCAAAATCTGCAATTTGGTATCAAAGATAAAAAATCGTCGACATTATAGCACCTAG
- the LOC123870250 gene encoding organic cation transporter-like protein: protein MELQNHKEENGVEIADSAPTQDLIQKATGSFGKYQLCLCLLIFLSKFPVAFHQMAIIFLSPKVEYTCKNSNLTCPCSEPEYDTSIFTNTISMEWDLICDRKWLTSFTQTLFQLGTLVGSVSFGMASDRFGRKKPLLVAVVIQVSMGITAAYIPEFWTFTFIRFLVGMSVGGTMVTGFVIIMEFVGTKYRDIISALYQTPFNLGHMLLPVFGYFLRDYTKFQFAISLPTIILLSYFFLVPETARWLIAVKRTDEAILVLERVAKVNNRPTENIRRDVELYQESVEKSQLKKGSILDLFRTPNLRKNIAAMSFNWLTCSYCFYGVSQYVGQLSGNVFVNVAASASVTLLGTLVSIPLMKLIGRKTILIIFNFICALCLFILAVVPEGSVATVILASVGVVASFINFVVVYLYCTELFPTVVRNAAIGFSSMMARVGSMLAPFVIGMKDVAEWMPPVAFAVFPLVAAFITFVLPETKGCELMTTIEEGEQFGKKKKIRDNKDLVPNKQH, encoded by the exons ATGGAACTACAAAATCACAAGGAGGAAAATG GGGTTGAAATAGCTGACTCAGCACCAACACAAGACCTTATCCAGAAGGCGACAGGTTCCTTTGGCAAATATCAATTATGtctttgtttattgatattctTATCGAAATTCCCGGTAGCATTTCATCAGATGGCCATTATATTCCTGTCTCCGAAAGTGGAGTATACCTGTAAGAACAGCAATCTCACGTGTCCATGTTCTGAACCGGAGTATGACACCTCAATATTTACGAATACAATAAGCATGGAATGGGATTTAATATGCGACAGAAAATGGCTGACCAGTTTTACACAAACATTGTTCCAATTGGGAACGCTAGTGGGCAGTGTAAGCTTTGGAATGGCTTCCGATAG aTTTGGAAGAAAAAAACCTCTATTAGTGGCAGTGGTAATACAAGTCTCTATGGGAATAACTGCTGCCTATATTCCTGAGTTTTGGACGTTCACCTTCATCCGCTTCCTGGTTGGGATGTCGGTTGGCGGAACAATGGTTACGGGATTTGTAATCATCATGGAGTTCGTTGGCACAAAATATCGGGACATTATTTCGGCCCTTTATCAGACGCCTTTCAACTTAGGCCACATGTTGCTACCAGTGTTTGGATACTTCTTGAGGGATTACACGAAGTTTCAATTTGCAATTTCATTGCCAACAATAATCTTACTGTCCTACTTCTTCTTGGTGCCTGAAACTGCGCGGTGGTTGATAGCCGTAAAGAGAACCGATGAGGCAATTCTTGTTTTGGAACGAGTAGCTAaagt AAACAATCGTCCAACAGAAAATATCCGAAGGGATGTGGAATTATATCAAGAATCAGTGGAGAAGAGTCAACTTAAAAAAGGCAGTATACTGGATCTATTCAGAACTCCCAATCTGAGAAAAAATATTGCTGCAATGTCATTTAATTGGTTAACGTGCAGCTATTGTTTTTACGGTGTATCTCAATACGTAGGACAATTAAGTGGGAACGTGTTCGTTAATGTCGCAGCCAGTGCCAGTGTTACGTTACTTGGCACTCTTGTGTCTATTCCTTTGATGAAATTAATAGGCAGGAAAACGattctaataatatttaacttCATATGTGCCTTGTGTTTGTTTATATTAGCGGTTGTTCCAGAAGGGAGTGTAGCAACAGTTATATTGGCAAGTGTAGGAGTAGTAgctagttttattaattttgtggtagTTTATTTGTATTGCACTGAATTATTCCCGACAGTAGTCCGTAATGCGGCTATAGGATTCTCGTCAATGATGGCACGAGTGGGTTCCATGTTGGCGCCTTTTGTTATAGGAATGAAGGATGTTGCGGAATGGATGCCCCCAGTGGCTTTCGCAGTATTCCCTCTTGTAGCCGCATTTATTACGTTCGTTCTCCCTGAAACGAAAGGGTGTGAACTAATGACTACGATAGAGGAAGGAGAGCAATtcggtaaaaagaaaaaaatacgtgATAATAAAGACTTAGTACCTAATAAGCAACATTAG
- the LOC123870407 gene encoding organic cation transporter protein-like translates to MVQVHINDVIGNFGKYHFWLCVLIFFGKFGTGLHQMAIIILAPPAVYTCPNSNSTCCDDPVYDTTIFSRTIVTEWNLICDKSWLKDFTQTVFQFGVLIGSLLFGIASDRYGRKKVLLVSAVLEMFTGVVAAFMPDFWSFTIIRFFLGLAVGGIMVAGFVLIMEYVGTIYRDVISNLFHVPFTLGHMALALFGYVIRDYVIFQFSISVANLFMLIYICFLPESPRWLLAKNKTVKAITIMERVAEINHLPKNEVRKQVETYQLQSLRMRQKKGNALDLFRTPNLRSNILVMSFIWFVSSYCYYGVSHYISHLTGDIFINIVASSGVCLCGCFLAIPLVKFIGRRILVITFNIACSICLVVIAFIPEGTGSVIMGCIGVLFSFMSFIVVYLYCTEMFPTVVRNSAIGISSMMARFGSMVAPFVAGLRPHGKWCAPIAFGVFPIIAAIFCILLPETKGIELPMTIEDGEAMGRNSIQQRHASATIDDNGEQLASITETEQ, encoded by the exons ATGGTTCAAGTACACATAAATGATGTCATTGGAAACTTTGGAAAATACCATTTTTGGCTTTGCGTTTTGATATTTTTCGGTAAATTCGGAACAGGGTTGCATCAGATGGCTATCATCATCCTAGCTCCTCCCGCAGTTTACACCTGCCCAAACAGTAACTCTACGTGTTGTGACGATCCTGTTTATGATACAACTATTTTCAGTCGGACTATTGTAACTGAATGGAATTTAATATGTGATAAGTCGTGGCTCAAGGATTTCACACAAACTGTTTTTCAGTTTGGTGTTCTTATTGGAAGTTTATTGTTCGGTATTGCATCTGATAG ATATGGAAGAAAAAAGGTACTACTAGTATCAGCGGTATTAGAAATGTTTACTGGAGTGGTTGCAGCTTTTATGCCAGATTTCTGGAGCTTTACCATTATTCGATTCTTTTTGGGACTGGCTGTTGGAGGTATTATGGTAGCCGGCTTCGTTTTAATCATGGAATACGTTGGGACAATTTACAGAGACGTAATATCAAATCTATTTCACGTCCCGTTTACCCTTGGTCACATGGCATTGGCTCTTTTTGGATATGTCATAAGAGATTACGTAATTTTTCAATTTAGCATATCTGTTGCGAATTTGTTTATGCTGATTTATATATGTTTCTTGCCCGAATCGCCAAGATGGTTATTGGCTAAGAACAAAACTGTTAAAGCTATTACAATAATGGAGCGTGTCGCGGAAAT AAATCATCTTCCCAAAAACGAAGTTCGTAAACAAGTTGAAACATATCAATTGCAGTCTTTAAGAATGAGACAAAAGAAAGGAAATGCTTTAGACTTATTTCGTACCCCTAATTTAAGAAGTAATATTTTGGTGATGTCGTTCATTTGGTTCGTGTCAAGCTATTGCTACTATGGAGTATCCCACTACATCAGTCACTTGACAGGCGATATATTTATCAACATAGTCGCCAGTAGTGGTGTTTGTTTATGCGGTTGTTTTTTAGCCATACCACTTGTTAAATTCATAGGAAGAAGGATTTTGGTAATTACCTTTAACATCGCCTGTAGCATTTGCCTCGTAGTAATCGCCTTCATCCCTGAAGGTACAGGATCTGTTATCATGGGTTGCATCGGGGTCTTGTTTAGCTTCATGTCCTTCATTGTTGTATACTTGTATTGTACGGAGATGTTTCCAACTGTTGTTCGAAACTCAGCAATTGGTATATCATCAATGATGGCAAGATTTGGTTCTATGGTAGCACCATTTGTAGCTGGTTTGAGACCGCACGGAAAATGGTGTGCCCCAATAGCATTTGGAGTATTTCCGATTATTGCTGCAATTTTTTGTATACTTCTGCCTGAGACGAAAGGTATTGAATTACCGATGACTATAGAAGATGGTGAAGCAATGGGAAGAAACAGCATTCAGCAAAGACATGCAAGCGCAACGATAGACGATAATGGGGAACAATTAGCAAGTATAACAGAAACAGAACAATAA